The window ATTTTTTCTTGAATACCTCAATTCCTATCAAGAATATCGTTTCCGTTCTTCCTTTTCTCCTTTCTACCCTATAGAAATTGATGTATATTTTATACCATTATGATATACTATTTTTACAAACATTGTCTATTTTGTTACATATTTTCACATTTTTTGAAAGGTGTAGTTTATGCGGTGGGATTACGGAAGTGTATATAAGAGTATTCGGAAAAGTAAGCATTTAAGTCAGGAACAAATTTGTGGGGATTATTTCAATCGGTCTACTTTGGTTCGTTTCGAGAAAAATCAAACCATTCCTAGCTACGAGCTCATGCGATTCTTGCTCAAACAAGTGGATATGACCTTCGAGGAGTTTGAATACCTCTGTAACTACTACCAGCCCAGCCAACGCCAACAATTGCTCTATGATATAGATAATCTCAGAAATCCGACCACTAAGACCATGGAGAATTTGATAAAGCGTTGCTACAACCACTTGAAAAAAGAACCAGATGATGGTCCTATCCGTCGAAAATGTCAACTTTTAGAAACTGTAGTAGCAGTTCGAAACAGTACTTCTTTCAATCAACTTTCCGAAGAAGCTAAAACCCTTTCTAAGCTCCTCTGGTCAGAATTGGAGCGATATGACAACTGGTACCACAATGATATTATCTTAGTAGGCACTCTTCTGTCTAAGATTTCTTCACTTGATAGCCTTGAAGAAACTGCCAATCTTCTACTAAAGCGATTAGAAAAATACAAGGATTACAAGCGGATCCAACCGACCATTCTATCTTTCTACCAACAACTATCCCTTTTTACTCTTGAACAAAAACAATACAGCAAGTCTACTTTTTTTGCCACCAAACTCATGGACCTAGCCAAGCAAGAAAAACGCTATGACCAACTAGCCCGTGCCTATGTCTACCTAGGCATAGCCCAAAACAAGCAGGAACTGATTGACAAAGGACTACAAATCTTGGAGCTGACGGACGAGAAAAGGCTAGTCGACAACCTCCAATTTCTTATCAAACAACACCAAACTGACTGAAATCTTCGGTCAGTTTTTTTGTGAGTACGAAAAAACGACCCTTTCGGATCGTTCTCAATTAGCTTAATAGTATTCCCCTTGTCTATAGTCCCAAGAGTTGAAATGGTCAGACAAGTGCATCATGATTTTATCAATGTCCAGACCCTTACGAATGACAACTGGGCATGGGCTGATGGAGCGACTATCCGCACCTTGTTCTGGAATGAGTTTACCATCTTTGTCTACCATAGACACCATAACACCTTGCTCATAGCGGGTTTCGATGGTCTTGTCTGGCTGGATAGATGCTACATAATCATCCGCCTCGATAATTAAGTCTACCTTAGACGCGATACGCTCACCAATACCTTCTACCTTACCACGATTTCCCTTACCTGACGGGTTAGCAGATGAAGCGTAGACCATACGGCCTTCTTTTTCCCACATTTCCTTAGCAATCTGCTCGCCAGCTACACCAAACTTGATGACAAAGCAGGAAGTCCCACGAACGTCGGTCATCAACTCTTCACGACCATCACCATAGGCTTGCAATTTAGCATAAGCCTCTGGTTTCCAAGGTAGGATACAACCCAACAAAATGTCCTCATCCCAATGTTTTTGGTAGAAGGCATCAATCTCAGGTGTCAACTGTGCCAACTCACGAAGCTCCTCCATGCTACCGCAAAGGACAACACCCGGCTTATTACGCTTGCGCTCTTTGGCATCAAACTTCCGCTCCAAACCAGCCTTGTCAGCAGTCATGATGATGTAACCAACCTTAGTCGGACAGACAATCACGCCTCCCTCACCCTTGATAATGTCAAAACCTTCTTGTGAAAGTGCGCCATCCCAGTGAATTTGTTTCGTCATAATAGTTTCCTCTTTTCTTTTGTTTCATAGCAGAGTGACCTGCTTGTTTTCTTATCTTTATTTTATTCCTGCCAGTAGCTTGGGCGATTCCCCTCATACTCCTCAATCAAGTCCTGGTATTGCAAGGTAATGCCAATATCATCCAGACCCTTGAGTAATTTGTGTTTCCAATCTGCATCGATCTCAAAATCAAATTCTCCGACTGGAGAGATAATTTTTTGCTGGTAGAGATCGACAGTCACCTCATCAGTCGATGCCAGCGCAGCCAATTTCTCCCGAACCTCACAGGGCTGAACGATTGGCAAGATGCCATTGTTGAGGTCATTGTTGTAATGAATATCCCCGAAGGAGCCTGCAATGATAACCTTGAAGCCATAGTCAGCAAGGGCCCAAGCGGCATGCTCTCTGGATGAACCTGCTCCGAAGTTATCCCCTGTAATCAAGATCGTTGCCTGACGATAAGGTGCAGTATTGAAGATAAAATCAGGGTCCTCAGTGTACTTGTTATCCAGATAACGCCACTCATACATGAGGTACTTGCCAAAGCCTTTCTTGTCAATCAGCTTGAGAAACTGCTTGGGCAAAATCTGGTCGGTATCAATGTTGTCATTCATGAGTGGAACGGTCGTCCCAGTGTAGATTGTAAACTTTTCCATCAGACCACCTCCATCTCACGAACATCTACAAAGCGTCCTGCAATAGCTGCCGCTGCTGCCATGGCTGGGCTACAAAGGTGGGTTCGAGAGCCAACACCCTGTCGATCCTCAAAATTTCGGTTGCTGGTCGATGCACAGTGGACACCTGTCGGCACCTTGTCTGGGTTCATACCCAGACACATGGAGCAACCAGGATCTCGCCATTCAAAGCCAGCTTCCAAGAAAATTTTGTCTAAGCCTAGTGCTTCTGCAGCTGACTTAACCGGTCTCGAACCCGGAACCACAATTGCAGTCACATGATCTGCCACACGTTTGCCTTCAACAATCTTGGCGGCCACCTGCAAGTCAGAAAGACGGGCATTGGTACAGGACCCCAGGAAAACATAGCCAATTTCGATATCCTTTGGACTTTGTCCAGGCTGTAAGTTCATGTACTTATACGCTCGTTCATCGTTCATATCGCGAACTTCAGGAAAGGTCTCATCAAAGGATACCCCCATGGAAGGATTTGTTCCCCATGTTACCATCGGTGCTAGATTCGAAACATCCATTTCAATGACCTTATCATAAACTGCATCCGGGTTGGATACCAATGTTTTCCAATCAGCAACCGCCGCCTCAAAGTCTTTGGGGCGTTTTTCCTTGTCTGCTAGATAATCAAAAGTGGTTTGATCTGGGTTCATAATCCCCATCTTGGATCCGAACTCGATAGACATATTGCAAATCGTCATCCGTTCTTCCATGGTCAGAGCATCAATAGCCTCACCCACATACTCGACTACATAACCAACCCCCAGTGCCACACCATACTTAGCAATCAATGCTAAGACATAATCCTTGGAGTATATCCCCTTTTTCGGCTTACCTGTAAACCGTACTAAGAGCTTTTTGGGTTTGACCTGCCACAGGGTTTGAGTTGCAAAGACATGCTCTACTTCTGTTGTCCCAATCCCAAAGGCAATGGCCCCGAAAGCTCCGTGGGTTGCCGTATGACTATCTCCACAGACGATGAATTTCCCTGGCTGAGTCAAGCCAGTTTCTGGACCCACCATATGGACAATGCCTTGGTTGGCAGACCCATGTGGCGCATGTGGAATGCCGAATTCCACCACATTGCGGGCTAAAGCATCCATCTGAGCCTTGGAAATGACATCACGAATATCATAAATATTAACCGTTGGAACATTATGGTCAAATGTACCAAAAGTCAAGTCGGGTCTACGCACTTGACGTCCAGCCTCTCGTAGACCATCAAAGGCCTGGGGACTAGTCACTTCATGGATATAGTGCTGGTCCACATAAAGGAGTTGAGGCTGACCTTCTTGCCCTGTAATCACATGGCGATTCCAGAGCTTATCGAAAATGGATTTTCCACTCATGGCGATCTCCTTTCAATCTGGGCAATAATAGCCTCCGTCATTTCTTTGGTAGTGGCGCTACCACCTAGATCTTTAGTGAAAATGCCCTGTGCAAAGACCGCTTCGACAGCTTGGCGAATGGTCTGACCTGCTTGGACCAAATCAAAACTTTCTTCCAGCATCATGGCAACAGACAGAATCATACTGACCGGATTGGCAATGCCCTGACCTGCAATATCTGGTGCCGAACCGTGAATAGGTTCATAAAGACTAGGACCTGCCACCGCATGACTAGCAGAAGGCAGAACTCCTAACGTTCCTGTTAGTACGCTGGCCTCATCCGACAAAATATCTCCGAAAAGATTTTCCGTCACCAAGACATCAAATCGACTAGGATTGGTAATCAAGAGCATGGCTGCACTATCCACCAACTGGTGCTCCAATACCACATCTGGATAGTCCTTAGCCACCTCATCCGCTACCTTCCGCCACAATTTTGACGTTGCCAGCACATTTTGCTTATCAATGCTGGTGACTTTTTTTCGTCTTTTTTGGGCTAGGTCAAAGGCAGAGCGGACAACTCGTTCAATCTCTTCTGCCTGATAGGTATTGCTATCGCTGGCTTGGTCTGTTTCCAGAATATGCTCCCCAAAATAAATCCCACCTGTCAACTCCCGTACCATGACCAAATCCACACCATCCAAGCGCTCCGCTTTCAGAGGAGAATAGTCTTTCAAACTATCAAAAATCTTAACAGGACGGATATTGGCAAAGAGCCCCAATTCCTTCCGAAGTTGAAGCAGGCCTTGTTCTGGACGGACAGCCGCATTGTCATACTGAGGGCTACCGATAGCTGCCAACAAAATCGCATCCGCCTTTCGGCAAGCTTGCAAGGTATCCTCAGGTAGAGGATGACCTGCTGCATCAATCCCAGCGCCACCAAAAGCTTTCTCCTCAATCTCATAATCAAATCCTACTTGCCCAGCCACAGCCTCAAGGACTGCTAGGCCAGCCTCCATGATTTCAGGACCGATACCATCACCAGCCAAGGCTACAATTTTTTTCGTCATATTTCCTCCTAGATGTGTGGCAAGTCTTTCTCTGATAGTTTCCTATCTATCTGGCCACTATTTTCTTTTTGCACCATGACATTGGCATGGATATAGGCAATGGCCGAAGCCTTCAGTACGTCAAAGTCAATACCAGAGGCATTGAAGATAGTTTCCGTTGCCTTGTTTTCTACAGCAACCAGTACACGAGCCTGGGCATCAATTCCATCGGTAATGGCGTCAATATGATACCGTTCCAAGCTGATTTCCTGCTGGAAGAATTGGTCAATAGCATTAAATACAGCTTCAACCGAACCCTTACCAGTCTCAGCAACAACCACTTCTTCCTCATCTTGATTGATAAAGATGACCTGAGCCTGGATGCTGCCGTCAGACTGACTATCCAAACGCAAATCTTTAAATTGGAAACCATCACGGTTGCTAATCTCTGTCCCAGCTACTAGAGCTCGAATATCTGCGTCCGTGATTTTTTCTTTCTTGTCTGCCAGGCTTTTGAAACGAGTAAAGAGGCCCGCAACATCACTCTCTTCAAAATACAGGTCTAGTTCTTTTAGTTTTTCCACAAAGGCATGGCGACCAGAAAGTTTACCCAGTGGCAGAGAATTTTTCTTGACCCCTACCAACTCAGGTGTAATGATTTCATAGGTCAATGGATTTTTCAAGACACCATCCTGGTGAATACCTGACTCGTGTGAGAAGGCATTGCCACCAACCACCGCCTTATTGCGTGGAATGGCAATCCCCGAAAAGCGAGATACTAATTCCGAAGTATTAAGGGTTTCCTTGAGGACAATGGGACTGGTTACGTCATAAAAATCTTTCCGAATTTCAAGAGCAACAGCTACTTCTTCAAGGGCCGCATTTCCAGCCCGCTCACCGATACCATTGATAGTTCCTTCGACCCGACCAGCTCCATTTTTTATAGCTGAAAGGGTGTTGGCAACAGCCATGCCTAGGTCATTATGGCAATGGGGACTGAAAATAATCTCACGATCCGATTTAACATTAGTTGTCAGATAACGGAAAATTTCTCCGTAGTGCTGAGGGGTGGTAAAGCCGACTGTATCTGGAATGTTGATGTAGGTCGCACCAGCATCTACCGCTGTCTGCACCACTTCTAGCAAATATTCCAACTCCGTCCGCGTCGCATCCTCAGGCGAGAATTCCACCACCTCAAAACGCTCACGGGCATAGCTGACATGTTCAGTGATTTGCGCCAAAATTTCTTCTTTGGTCTTTTGCAGTTTAAATTCACGGTGAATGGGACTGGTCGCAATGAAAACATGGATCTGCGGATACTTGGCATCTTTAAGAGCCTCATAACAAGCATCAATGTCTGATTTGACTGACCGAGCCAAACCTGTCACCGCTGTCTTGGTCATCGCCGCCGCAATCTGACGGACCGCTTCAAATGAATCAGGACTGGCCGCTGGGAAACCCGCTTCGATGGCAGAAATCCCCCATTTCTCCAACTGCTTGGCGATGGTCACTTTTTCCTTGATAGAAAAATTCACACCCGGCGTCTGTTCACCATCTCGCAAAGTTGTATCTAAAAATTCAATCACACGCATAAGAACACCTTTCTAAATAACCCTAACGTCAATATTAGGTTTTCTTTCTTAGATTTCAAAGCAACCATAAGAAAAAGAAAACACCTCGAGGAAAACTACCCGCGAGATGTTGTCAACAGCGCCCGCTTGGTAAGCCAAACAGGACTAATGCATTCTTTCAGCACTAGCCCGACCGTCGCAACAACAAAGCAAAGAATTTTGTAGTGACAGGTTTCATTTGACTTTTCCTTTCAGTGTTCTGGAACCTGTGTGAACACAGGTTCTTAATTGTTTACAATGATACCTAACTTTTTTTCACTTGTCAACAGAAAAATGGAAATTTTCTGAAAAATCCGAATAATGTCGCAATTCGTACAAATTCAGACCACAAAAAACCATGCTCCAATTGAAGCACGGTTCAGGTGTTTAATTTCGTCTAGAACTGCTAAAAATTGCCACCAATAAAACGGCTCCTAAAACAGATGGTACAACTGCCATTTCGCCGAATTGTGGACCCCAGTCACCAAAGAGCAACTGTCCAATCCACGAACCAGCAAGTCCAAGGATAATATTTCCTAGACAGCCACGACGGTCATCTGATGAGGTCAAAGCCCCAGCAATCAAGCCAATAATGGCACCAGCGATAATGCTCGTTAACATCTTCTATCCAGAATGTTTTTAGCATACCAGAAATATAATACATATTTGCTTTGTATGGTATAATTGTTTAGTAGAAAAGTGAAGACGGTGGCTCTTGAGTTTCTGAAAGTGAGGTGATGCCTATGGGCAATTCATCAAAATCTAACAGAAGGGGGGAGCATTCTTTTGACAGCTTTTGAAGTTGTACAAACGATTCTAGCTTTTGGTAGCTTTACCATTGCGCTAGTTAGCTTGTGCTATAAAATCTTCAAAGAAAATGACAAAAAATAACCCGTCCCCACTTTTGCGCGAGTAGGACGGATTAAATCTAAACTACGAGCCACCGTCTTTTTAACGGTTCTACGTCAGGTGGTTGTTAGCGCAACTACCTTTTTCTATTTCTATTATAACACGAAAGCTATGAAAAGCAACTTTTAATAATATCGGCATACCAGTAAATTTATCCCATTTTTCTGAAAAAATCGGATAATAGAATTATTTTAGTTAGTTCCGTCTAGAACTAGAAAAAATCGCCACCAGCAATACTGCTCCAAAGACTGACGGGACCAAGGCCATACCAGCAAACTGTGGTCCCCAGTCACCAAAGAGCAACTGTCCAATCCATGAACCTGCAAGTCCAAGGATGATATTTCCAAGACAGCCACGACGGTCATCTGATGAAGTCAAAGCCCCAGCAATCAAGCCAATAATAGCACCTGCGATAATACTTGATAACATTCTGTTTTCCTCCTTATTTACAAAATGGGAGTGGGAAAGAACTCGACTAGGTCAAAAAGAGTTCGTCAACAAGTCCTTATTTCCAGTTGTTGAGCTGAAACAGTCTATCCCCAGACTGTTTCACTCCCACCCCAGCATAGCTCCAAAGGTTTGGGGGAACCTTTGGAGGTCGGAGATAGAGCGAACAGAGTTCACATCAGTCGTATAGGTCAGATTTGGAGTGCAAAACACGAATTGCTGAGATTTGCTTCGCAAATCTTATCTCCAACCTTTAACAGTCCACTGGACTGTTAAAGCCAATCAACCACTGCGCTGAGATGTTGACACGAACTCTGAAAAGTGATCCTGGGCTTTTTGCCCAGTTTCATTCAAGTATCATTAGATTGCCCACTCACCGTCACGGAAGATTGGCACACGGGTACCGTCTTCACGGATACCGTCAATGTTCATCTTGTTAGAACCAATCATGAAGTCCACATGGACATCAGAACGGTTAAGGCCTGCTTCTTTGAGCTCTTCTTGGCTCATTTCTGTACCACCTTCGATAGAGAAAGCATAAGCAGAACCGATGGCCAAGTGGTTTGAGGCATTTTCATCAAAGAGAGTATTGAAGAAGGTCACGCCTGATTGAGAGATTGGACTCTTGTCTGGAACAAGGGCAACTTCACCAAGACCACGCGCTCCAGCATTGTCAAAGACCAATTTCTTCATAACTTCATCGCCTTTTTCAGCAGTTACATCCACGATTTCACCGTCTTTGAAGGTAACTTTGATGCCTTCGATGATATTACCGTTGTAGCTGAGTGGTTTTGTGGATGTTACATAGCCATCTGCCACACGGTAGTCAGGTGCTGTGAAGACCTCTTCTGTTGGCATGTTGGCAATAAAGTGCTCACCTTGGGCATTGACCGAACCAGCCGCTTCCCACAAGTGATTTTTCGGCATACCGAGAACAAGGTCAGTTCCTGGTGCTGTATAGTGCAATTTGACAAACTGCTCGTCGTTAAGGACCTTAGCTTTAGCCACCAAGCGTGCCTCGTGCTCTTCCCACGCCTTGATTGGATCTTCTTCGTAGATACGGCAAGTCTTGAAGATTTGATCCCAAAGGAAGTCCACTGCCTCTTCGTCAGAGGCTGCATTTGGGAAGACTTTTTTAGCCCATTCCAAACCAGAGGCTGCACCAAGTGTCCAACTAACCTTGTTCGCTTGCGTTGCTTGACGCATTGGCTGCAAAGCTTGGCTGAGTGCACGAGCGTTGCGAGACAACTTCTCTGGATCAACGCCATCGTAAGCACCTGGATCATCAGACAAGACCACCAAACGGCTTGCCTTGCGCTCCAAGAGGTAGTTCATTTCAGTAACACGTTGTGGATGAACTTGTTCCAAGAGTTCCACATCTACATTGACCAAACGTTCACGTGCAATCACATCGTCCAACCAGTTGACCAATACTTCCTTAGCACCATGAGCGTAAGCTTCTTTGACAATCAAACGTGCCAACTCAGCCTGTTCCACACCAATTGTCAATTGAACCGTGTGACCAGGTTGGACATTGATACCTGTTGATACCAAGAGTTTAGCATATTTAGCGAGATTTTCTTTAAAATTTGGTAATACCATTTTTTTCTCCTTTGAAATGTAATACTAGATTATTGTATCATATTTTTTATAATTTTCCTCAATCTTAGTCAATAAATAACTATATTGAGTTGCATTCCTCATAGAAAAATTGGTACAATATATAGGACAACATTTAGGAGAATTGCATGTGAAAAAGTCTGAATTACTCATTATCATCCCAGCTTATAATGAAGAGGAGTCTATTCAAGGAGTCATTGAAAACCTCATACAAAACTATCCCCAATTTGATTATCTCATCATCAATGATGGCTCAAAAGACAATACCTCTCTTATCTGCCATCAAAATGGGTACTCTATCCTAGATTTGCCTATCAATTTGGGATTGGCTGGTGCTTTTCAAACAGGTCTACGCTACGCTTACAAACATGGTTATAAAAAAGCCATTCAATTCGATGCAGACGGACAACACTTACCAGAATATATCCAAGGTCTCTCTGATCAAATAGACCAAGGCTACGATCTAGTCATTGGTTCTCGCTTTGTAAACCAACCCAAAAATTGGTCCTTGAGAATGCTAGGCAATCGTCTCATCGCCAGTGCCATCAGACTGACGACAGGAAAGGAAATAGCTGACCCTACTTCCGGTATGCGCATGTTTAGCGCACCTCTCATCAAAGAATTTGCCTTGAATATTAACTATGGCCCAGAACCAGATACCGTTTCCTATTTATTGCGAAACGGCGTCAAGGTAAAGGAGGTTCAAGTAGCCATGCAAGAGCGACAAGGAGGTCAAAGCTATCTCACACTTTCTCGTTCGATTCAGTACATGATTCATATGTTTGCCTCCATCCTTATCATCCAAAACTTTAGAAAGCGAATGAACAAATGAGTTTATTATTTCAAACCATTCTTATCCTCGTATCTCTCCTTACAGGTGTTCTGATACTTAGAAGGATACGAAAATCGCAGCTACAAATACCTGATGCTCTATTTTGGATTTTTTTCTCTGCACTCTTGCTTATCCTCAGTCTATTTCCAAGTTTAGCTGAAGCTATAACAAAATTGTTAGGCATCGCCTTACCAGTTAATTTCATTTTTCT is drawn from Streptococcus sp. 29892 and contains these coding sequences:
- a CDS encoding helix-turn-helix domain-containing protein produces the protein MRWDYGSVYKSIRKSKHLSQEQICGDYFNRSTLVRFEKNQTIPSYELMRFLLKQVDMTFEEFEYLCNYYQPSQRQQLLYDIDNLRNPTTKTMENLIKRCYNHLKKEPDDGPIRRKCQLLETVVAVRNSTSFNQLSEEAKTLSKLLWSELERYDNWYHNDIILVGTLLSKISSLDSLEETANLLLKRLEKYKDYKRIQPTILSFYQQLSLFTLEQKQYSKSTFFATKLMDLAKQEKRYDQLARAYVYLGIAQNKQELIDKGLQILELTDEKRLVDNLQFLIKQHQTD
- a CDS encoding L-threonylcarbamoyladenylate synthase, whose protein sequence is MTKQIHWDGALSQEGFDIIKGEGGVIVCPTKVGYIIMTADKAGLERKFDAKERKRNKPGVVLCGSMEELRELAQLTPEIDAFYQKHWDEDILLGCILPWKPEAYAKLQAYGDGREELMTDVRGTSCFVIKFGVAGEQIAKEMWEKEGRMVYASSANPSGKGNRGKVEGIGERIASKVDLIIEADDYVASIQPDKTIETRYEQGVMVSMVDKDGKLIPEQGADSRSISPCPVVIRKGLDIDKIMMHLSDHFNSWDYRQGEYY
- the leuD gene encoding 3-isopropylmalate dehydratase small subunit, with protein sequence MEKFTIYTGTTVPLMNDNIDTDQILPKQFLKLIDKKGFGKYLMYEWRYLDNKYTEDPDFIFNTAPYRQATILITGDNFGAGSSREHAAWALADYGFKVIIAGSFGDIHYNNDLNNGILPIVQPCEVREKLAALASTDEVTVDLYQQKIISPVGEFDFEIDADWKHKLLKGLDDIGITLQYQDLIEEYEGNRPSYWQE
- the leuC gene encoding 3-isopropylmalate dehydratase large subunit, with protein sequence MSGKSIFDKLWNRHVITGQEGQPQLLYVDQHYIHEVTSPQAFDGLREAGRQVRRPDLTFGTFDHNVPTVNIYDIRDVISKAQMDALARNVVEFGIPHAPHGSANQGIVHMVGPETGLTQPGKFIVCGDSHTATHGAFGAIAFGIGTTEVEHVFATQTLWQVKPKKLLVRFTGKPKKGIYSKDYVLALIAKYGVALGVGYVVEYVGEAIDALTMEERMTICNMSIEFGSKMGIMNPDQTTFDYLADKEKRPKDFEAAVADWKTLVSNPDAVYDKVIEMDVSNLAPMVTWGTNPSMGVSFDETFPEVRDMNDERAYKYMNLQPGQSPKDIEIGYVFLGSCTNARLSDLQVAAKIVEGKRVADHVTAIVVPGSRPVKSAAEALGLDKIFLEAGFEWRDPGCSMCLGMNPDKVPTGVHCASTSNRNFEDRQGVGSRTHLCSPAMAAAAAIAGRFVDVREMEVV
- the leuB gene encoding 3-isopropylmalate dehydrogenase encodes the protein MTKKIVALAGDGIGPEIMEAGLAVLEAVAGQVGFDYEIEEKAFGGAGIDAAGHPLPEDTLQACRKADAILLAAIGSPQYDNAAVRPEQGLLQLRKELGLFANIRPVKIFDSLKDYSPLKAERLDGVDLVMVRELTGGIYFGEHILETDQASDSNTYQAEEIERVVRSAFDLAQKRRKKVTSIDKQNVLATSKLWRKVADEVAKDYPDVVLEHQLVDSAAMLLITNPSRFDVLVTENLFGDILSDEASVLTGTLGVLPSASHAVAGPSLYEPIHGSAPDIAGQGIANPVSMILSVAMMLEESFDLVQAGQTIRQAVEAVFAQGIFTKDLGGSATTKEMTEAIIAQIERRSP
- a CDS encoding 2-isopropylmalate synthase, which translates into the protein MRVIEFLDTTLRDGEQTPGVNFSIKEKVTIAKQLEKWGISAIEAGFPAASPDSFEAVRQIAAAMTKTAVTGLARSVKSDIDACYEALKDAKYPQIHVFIATSPIHREFKLQKTKEEILAQITEHVSYARERFEVVEFSPEDATRTELEYLLEVVQTAVDAGATYINIPDTVGFTTPQHYGEIFRYLTTNVKSDREIIFSPHCHNDLGMAVANTLSAIKNGAGRVEGTINGIGERAGNAALEEVAVALEIRKDFYDVTSPIVLKETLNTSELVSRFSGIAIPRNKAVVGGNAFSHESGIHQDGVLKNPLTYEIITPELVGVKKNSLPLGKLSGRHAFVEKLKELDLYFEESDVAGLFTRFKSLADKKEKITDADIRALVAGTEISNRDGFQFKDLRLDSQSDGSIQAQVIFINQDEEEVVVAETGKGSVEAVFNAIDQFFQQEISLERYHIDAITDGIDAQARVLVAVENKATETIFNASGIDFDVLKASAIAYIHANVMVQKENSGQIDRKLSEKDLPHI
- a CDS encoding GlsB/YeaQ/YmgE family stress response membrane protein, which codes for MLTSIIAGAIIGLIAGALTSSDDRRGCLGNIILGLAGSWIGQLLFGDWGPQFGEMAVVPSVLGAVLLVAIFSSSRRN
- a CDS encoding putative holin-like toxin — translated: MHQNLTEGGSILLTAFEVVQTILAFGSFTIALVSLCYKIFKENDKK
- a CDS encoding GlsB/YeaQ/YmgE family stress response membrane protein, which encodes MLSSIIAGAIIGLIAGALTSSDDRRGCLGNIILGLAGSWIGQLLFGDWGPQFAGMALVPSVFGAVLLVAIFSSSRRN
- a CDS encoding aminopeptidase, producing MVLPNFKENLAKYAKLLVSTGINVQPGHTVQLTIGVEQAELARLIVKEAYAHGAKEVLVNWLDDVIARERLVNVDVELLEQVHPQRVTEMNYLLERKASRLVVLSDDPGAYDGVDPEKLSRNARALSQALQPMRQATQANKVSWTLGAASGLEWAKKVFPNAASDEEAVDFLWDQIFKTCRIYEEDPIKAWEEHEARLVAKAKVLNDEQFVKLHYTAPGTDLVLGMPKNHLWEAAGSVNAQGEHFIANMPTEEVFTAPDYRVADGYVTSTKPLSYNGNIIEGIKVTFKDGEIVDVTAEKGDEVMKKLVFDNAGARGLGEVALVPDKSPISQSGVTFFNTLFDENASNHLAIGSAYAFSIEGGTEMSQEELKEAGLNRSDVHVDFMIGSNKMNIDGIREDGTRVPIFRDGEWAI
- a CDS encoding glycosyltransferase family 2 protein; the protein is MKKSELLIIIPAYNEEESIQGVIENLIQNYPQFDYLIINDGSKDNTSLICHQNGYSILDLPINLGLAGAFQTGLRYAYKHGYKKAIQFDADGQHLPEYIQGLSDQIDQGYDLVIGSRFVNQPKNWSLRMLGNRLIASAIRLTTGKEIADPTSGMRMFSAPLIKEFALNINYGPEPDTVSYLLRNGVKVKEVQVAMQERQGGQSYLTLSRSIQYMIHMFASILIIQNFRKRMNK
- a CDS encoding DUF2304 domain-containing protein, whose amino-acid sequence is MSLLFQTILILVSLLTGVLILRRIRKSQLQIPDALFWIFFSALLLILSLFPSLAEAITKLLGIALPVNFIFLFIIFLLIIHQFQLTMRLSKLDNKLKELAQTIAIERFDKDE